The Falco naumanni isolate bFalNau1 chromosome 1, bFalNau1.pat, whole genome shotgun sequence genome window below encodes:
- the HIP1 gene encoding huntingtin-interacting protein 1 isoform X2 — protein MDRVSSSMKQVSNPLPKVLSRRAGGGGLEAERESFERAQTVSINKAINAQEVAVKEKHARTCILGTHHEKGAQTFWSVVNRLPLSGNAVLCWKFCHVFHKLLRDGHSNVLKDSVRYKNELSDMSRMWGHLSEGYGQLCSIYLKLLRTKMEFHTKNPRFPGNLQMSDRQLDEAGENDVNNFFQLTVEMFDYLECELNLFQTVFSSLDMSRSVSVTAAGQCRLAPLIQVILDCSHLYDYTVKLLFKLHSCLPADTLQGHRDRFLEQFRKLKDLFYRSSNLQYFKRLIQIPQLPENPPNFLRASALSEHISPVVVIPAEASSPDSEPITDLVEMDTASQSLFDNKFDDIFGSSFSSDPFNFNSQNGMNKDDKERLIEQLYGEIAALREELENFKAESARGAVQLRGRASELEAELAEQQHLKQQAQDESEFLRAELEELKKQREDTEKAQRSLTEIERRAQANEQRYSKLKEKYSELVQNHADLLRKNAEVTKQVTAARQAQGDVERERKELEDSFQRVSEQAQRKSQEQAEVLDTLKRELAASRQELQVLQSTLESSTQAGAEQSTRIAGLEQERDSLRLAAERHGEEVAALQTELQQLQDTLSREQESSKMELETLQTQLRDKEGEEQALQRRLAEEQFALLQGTAQEAERMVQDALSRLEDPAHIGCTGSADCLLSRTLAASECVERLRDAHSKYLSNHAAVGSLLPCLALFAHLVSDTLLQGSATSHMAPMEPADRLLEMCKQCGSKAVSYLSALQDPGTVEGADCSLVTTCLRQISAIGEELRPRGLDMKQEELGDLVDKEMAATAAAIETAAARIEEMLSKARAGDTGVKLEVNERILGSCTGLMQAIHVLVLASKDLQREIVESGRGAASPKEFYAKNSRWTEGLISASKAVGWGATVMVDAADLVVQGKGTFEELMVCSREIAASTAQLVAASKVKADKDSANLCKLQQASRGVNQATAGVVASTKAGKSQVEEKDSMDFSSMTLTQIKRQEMDSQVRVLELENQLQKERQKLGELRKKHYELAGVAEGWEEDSK, from the exons ACTGTCAGCATCAATAAGGCTATTAATGCCCAGGAAGTGGCTGTCAAGGAGAAACATGCCAGAA CATGCATACTGGGCACGCACCACGAGAAGGGAGCACAGACCTTCTGGTCAGTGGTGAACCGGCTGCCGCTGTCAGGCAATGCCGTGCTCTGCTGGAAGTTCTGCCACGTCTTCCACAAACTCCTCCGGGACGGCCACTCGAAC GTCCTGAAAGACTCTGTGAGATACAAGAACGAGCTGAGCGACATGAGCAGGATGTGG ggccaccTGAGCGAGGGCTAtggacagctctgcagcatctaCCTCAAACTGCTGAGAACCAAGATGGAGTTCCACACCAAG AATCCCCGCTTCCCCGGCAATCTCCAGATGTCCGACCGGCAGCTTGACGAAGCAGGGGAGAATGACGTCAATAATTT ttttcagCTGACAGTGGAGATGTTTGACTACCTGGAGTGTGAGCTGAACCTCTTCCAGACAG TGTTCAGTTCCCTGGACATGTCGCGCTCAGTGTCGGTGACGGCCGCGGGTCAGTGCCGCCTGGCCCCGCTCATCCAGGTGATCCTGGACTGCAGCCACCTCTACGACTATACCGTCAAGCTGCTTTTCAAGCTCCACTCCT gtctgcCAGCGGATACACTGCAGGGCCACCGGGATCGCTTCCTGGAGCAGTTCAGAAA GCTGAAGGACCTCTTCTACCGCTCCAGCAACCTGCAGTACTTCAAGCGGCTGATTCAGATCCCACAGCTGCCAGAG aACCCTCCCAATTTCCTGCGTGCCTCGGCGCTGTCGGAGCACATCAGCCCCGTGGTGGTCATCCCCGCTGAGGCATCCTCACCTGACAGCGAGCCCATCACAGACCTGGTGGAGATGGACACGGCCTCACAG AGCCTGTTTGACAACAAGTTTGATGACATCTTCGGCAGCTCTTTCAGCAGTGACCCCTTCAACTTCAACAGCCAGAACGGGATGAATAAGGATGACAA GGAACGGTTAATTGAGCAGCTTTATGGGGAGATTGCAGCCCTGAGGGAGGAGCTGGAGAACTTCAAGGCTGAG AGCGCACGGGGCGCAGTGCAGCTGCGCGGTCGCGCCAGCGAGCTAGAGGCTgagctggctgagcagcagcacctgaagCAGCAGGCGCAGGACGAGAGTGAGTTCCTGCGcgcagagctggaggagctgaagAAGCAGCGGGAGGACACTGAGAAGGCACAGAGGAGCCTGACAGAGATTGAAA GACGGGCGCAGGCCAACGAGCAGCGCTACAGCAAGCTGAAGGAGAAGTACAGTGAGCTGGTGCAGAACCACGCCGACCTGCTGCGGAAG AATGCAGAGGTGACCAAGCAGGTGACGGCGGCCAGGCAGGCCCAGGGGGATGTGGAGCGGGAGAGGAAAGAGCTGGAGGATTCCTTCCAGCGGGTGAGCGAGCAGGCTCAGAGGAAG TctcaggagcaggcagaggtgctggaCACGCTGAAGcgggagctggcagccagcagacAGGAGCTGCAGGTCCTCCAGAGCACACTGGAGTCCAGCACGCAG GCAGGAGCGGAGCAGAGCACCCGGATTGCTGGTCTGGAGCAGGAGAGGGACAGCCTGAGACTGGCAGCGGAGCGGCAcggggaggaggtggctgccCTGCAGAccgagctgcagcagctgcaggacacGCTCAGCCGCgagcaggagagcagcaagATGGAGCTGGAGACGTTGCAGACCCAGCTGAGAGACAAG GAAGGTGAGGAGCAGGCACTGCAGCGGCGCCTGGCCGAGGAGCAGTTCGCCTTGCTGCAGGGCACTGCGCAGGAGGCGGAGCGGATGGTGCAGGATGCCCTCAGTCGCCTGGAGGATCCCGCTCACATCGGCTGCACCGGCTCAGCAG ATTGCCTCCTGTCCAGGACACTAGCGGCCTCCGAGTGTGTGGAGCGGCTGAGGGACGCGCACAGCAAATACCTTTCCAACCACGCAG CTGtgggctccctgctgccctgcctggccctcTTCGCCCACCTTGTCAGTGACACCCTCCTGCAGGGCAGCGCTACCTCCCACATGGCCCCCATGGAGCCTGCCGACC GTCTGCTGGAGATGTGCAAGCAGTGCGGCAGCAAGGCTGTGAGCTACCTCAGTGCCCTGCAAGACCCAGGGACAGTGGAAGGCGCCGACTGCAGCCTGGTGACAACCTGCCTGAGGCAGATCAGCGCCATCGGGGAG gagctgcggcCCAGAGGGCTGGACATgaagcaggaggagctgggtgaCCTGGTGGACAAGGAGATGGCAGCAACGGCAGCGGCCAttgaaacagcagctgcccGGATTGAG GAGATGCTGAGTAAGGCACGAGCTGGTGACACTGGGGTCAAACTGGAAGTGAATGAGAG GATCCTGGGCTCCTGCACGGGCCTCATGCAGGCCATCCATGTCCTGGTCCTGGCCTCCAAGGACCTCCAGAGAGAGATCGTGGAGAGCGGACGG GGTGCAGCGTCCCCCAAGGAGTTTTACGCCAAGAATTCCCGGTGGACCGAGGGTCTCATCTCCGCCTCCAAGGCGGTGGGGTGGGGTGCCACCGTCATGGT cGATGCGGCCGATCTGGTGGTGCAAGGCAAGGGGACGTTCGAGGAGCTGATGGTCTGTTCCCGGGAGATCGCCgccagcactgcccagctggTAGCAGCCTCCAAG GTGAAGGCTGACAAAGACAGCGCCAACCTTTGTAAGCTCCAGCAAGCCTCCCGGGGTGTCAACCAGGCCACAGCCGGCGTGGTAGCCTCCACCAAAGCTGGGAAGTCGCAGGTGGAGGAGAAAG ACAGCATGGACTTCTCCAGCATGACACTCACCCAGATCAAGCGTCAGGAGATGGACTCGCAG GTGCgggtgctggagctggaaaaccagctgcagaaagagcGGCAGAAGCTGGGGGAGCTGCGCAAGAAGCACTACGAGCTGGCAGGAgtggcagagggctgggaggaggacaGTAAGTGA